The following proteins come from a genomic window of Sphaerisporangium rubeum:
- a CDS encoding tetratricopeptide repeat protein → MDKKDWERRVADAWASFDTRTETDFLTLIGTLAAELPADDGDALFERAAAYDSTGHPAEAVTLYRQALTHDLSGERRRRTVIQLASSLRNLGHPEEGVALLTPELAVTDHLDDAVRACLALCLADTGREREGLSLVLAALAPHLPRYQRSMANYARLLIDPDPPATPDGPPVHDQRERDQ, encoded by the coding sequence ATGGACAAAAAGGATTGGGAACGCCGGGTCGCGGACGCCTGGGCCTCGTTCGACACCCGCACCGAGACCGACTTCCTCACCCTCATCGGCACCCTCGCCGCCGAACTCCCCGCCGACGACGGTGACGCGCTGTTCGAACGCGCCGCCGCCTACGACTCCACCGGCCACCCCGCCGAAGCCGTCACCCTCTACCGGCAGGCCCTCACCCACGACCTGTCCGGCGAACGCCGCCGCCGCACCGTCATCCAGCTCGCCAGCTCCCTGCGCAACCTCGGCCACCCCGAGGAAGGCGTCGCACTCCTCACCCCGGAACTGGCCGTCACCGACCACCTGGACGACGCCGTCCGCGCCTGCCTGGCCCTCTGCCTGGCCGACACCGGCCGCGAACGCGAAGGACTCTCCCTGGTCCTCGCCGCGCTGGCCCCCCACCTGCCGCGCTACCAGCGCTCAATGGCCAACTACGCTCGCCTCCTCATCGACCCGGACCCGCCTGCCACGCCGGACGGGCCGCCGGTTCACGACCAGCGCGAACGCGATCAGTAG
- a CDS encoding HpcH/HpaI aldolase/citrate lyase family protein, whose translation MLTWLYTPADHPGRLTKALAGPSDVVVVDLEDAVAPAAKDAARAAVVTLLTSLRRRDGRTAQMNAGDVPAPRTAAWDGVARDLTRLQVRVNDVRTAWGLADLRALAPLMAGTAGLRLPKTESPALLRTVADTAPGVPLHPLIESAVGLERAYDIATAHPSVASIGLGEADLRAELGVHDEAGLAWARSRVVVAARAAGLPAPAQSVYTDVRDLDGLAASCRLGRAMGFRGRAAIHPAQLPVIVAAYRPTAPEIAAAEAVLTASGAGATVLPDGRFVDEAIIRQARATLADATGGRNL comes from the coding sequence ATGCTCACCTGGCTCTACACCCCCGCCGACCACCCCGGCCGCCTCACCAAGGCCCTCGCCGGCCCGTCCGACGTGGTCGTCGTCGACCTTGAGGACGCCGTGGCCCCCGCCGCCAAGGACGCCGCACGTGCCGCTGTGGTGACGCTGCTGACGTCCCTGCGCCGGAGGGACGGACGTACGGCACAGATGAACGCGGGGGACGTGCCGGCACCGAGGACGGCGGCATGGGACGGCGTCGCGCGGGACCTCACGCGATTACAGGTGCGGGTCAACGACGTGCGGACCGCCTGGGGTCTCGCCGACCTGCGGGCCCTCGCGCCGCTGATGGCGGGTACCGCCGGACTGCGCCTCCCCAAGACCGAGTCACCCGCGCTGCTCAGGACGGTCGCCGACACCGCGCCAGGCGTGCCGCTGCACCCGCTGATCGAGTCCGCCGTCGGCCTGGAACGCGCGTACGACATCGCCACCGCGCACCCCTCGGTCGCGTCCATCGGCCTCGGGGAGGCCGACCTGCGGGCCGAGCTCGGCGTGCACGACGAAGCCGGACTGGCTTGGGCCAGGTCCCGCGTCGTGGTCGCCGCCAGGGCCGCGGGGCTGCCGGCCCCCGCGCAGTCGGTGTACACCGACGTCCGCGACCTCGACGGCCTCGCCGCGTCCTGCCGCCTCGGCCGCGCCATGGGTTTCCGCGGCCGCGCCGCCATCCACCCGGCCCAGCTCCCCGTGATCGTGGCCGCCTACCGTCCGACCGCTCCGGAGATCGCCGCCGCCGAGGCCGTACTGACCGCCTCCGGCGCCGGCGCCACCGTCCTCCCCGACGGCCGCTTCGTGGACGAAGCCATCATCCGCCAGGCCCGCGCGACCCTCGCCGACGCCACCGGCGGACGAAACCTCTGA
- the mads3 gene encoding methylation-associated defense system AAA family ATPase MAD3 produces MITRIEAYGYRCFQTLGVDLGRYHVFAGANGAGKTTLLDIPALLGDMLDRRRVVSAFLERQEHGRAPRASTPVELLHKGEGDSIGFAVEARLDDDLSEVLAQAAQVRHGERRVHTHLRYELRLRVTPRTVDVETEYLYLDFRADTGVEMEASPHGTAERGLEEVPPNRRPVIMRSSRSPATGYLPETNTMVTDLVLPEKFPAQTEPSPGNVAIPPLRVPFEQLALGSIPSDETLFPAALWFAQLLRERAVFFAPDWEALRRPAPPGDPLRLLPSGGNMPWLALHLQQTDTERFAAWVDHVRSALPQVAAIHAVEREEDHYAYFSVEYTGGYRVTSSGLSDGTLRILALTLLPYLGEKVMPRLLVTEEPENGIHPRAIETVVESLSSLWDTQVLVSTHSPIVLAHTELSDVLAARLNDDGSVGVVRGDRHPRLREWRGSLDVGTLFASGVLS; encoded by the coding sequence TTGATCACCCGGATCGAGGCGTACGGCTACCGCTGCTTCCAGACGCTAGGGGTCGATCTCGGCCGCTATCACGTCTTCGCCGGGGCCAACGGCGCGGGGAAGACGACGTTGCTGGACATCCCCGCGTTGCTCGGCGACATGCTGGACCGGCGGCGGGTCGTCTCGGCGTTCCTTGAGCGGCAGGAGCACGGCCGGGCTCCCCGAGCGAGCACCCCGGTCGAACTGCTGCACAAGGGGGAGGGGGACAGTATCGGTTTCGCCGTCGAGGCGCGTCTGGACGACGACCTCTCTGAGGTCCTGGCGCAGGCCGCTCAGGTTCGCCACGGTGAGCGGCGTGTCCACACCCATCTGCGCTATGAGCTTCGACTCAGGGTCACCCCACGGACCGTCGACGTCGAGACGGAGTACCTGTATCTGGACTTCAGAGCCGACACCGGCGTGGAGATGGAGGCATCTCCACACGGGACGGCGGAGCGCGGTCTGGAGGAGGTGCCGCCGAATCGCCGTCCGGTGATCATGCGGAGCAGCAGATCGCCGGCCACAGGGTATCTCCCTGAGACAAACACTATGGTGACGGACTTGGTCCTTCCGGAAAAATTCCCTGCGCAGACCGAGCCGTCGCCGGGGAATGTGGCCATACCGCCTCTGCGAGTGCCGTTCGAGCAGCTCGCGCTGGGCTCGATCCCCTCGGACGAGACGTTGTTCCCCGCCGCACTCTGGTTCGCGCAGTTGCTTCGCGAGCGCGCGGTGTTCTTCGCACCCGACTGGGAGGCGCTGCGGCGTCCCGCGCCTCCTGGAGACCCGCTGCGCCTGCTGCCATCGGGGGGGAACATGCCATGGCTCGCTCTCCACCTGCAGCAGACCGACACCGAGCGCTTCGCCGCCTGGGTCGATCATGTCCGGTCGGCGCTGCCGCAGGTCGCGGCGATCCACGCGGTGGAAAGAGAGGAGGACCACTACGCGTACTTCTCCGTGGAGTACACCGGCGGCTACCGGGTCACCTCCTCCGGTCTGTCGGACGGCACGTTGCGCATCCTGGCGCTCACGCTGCTGCCGTACCTGGGGGAGAAGGTCATGCCGCGGCTGCTCGTGACGGAGGAACCGGAGAACGGTATCCACCCGCGCGCGATCGAGACGGTCGTCGAGTCGCTGAGTTCGCTGTGGGACACCCAGGTCCTGGTGTCCACCCACTCGCCGATCGTCCTCGCGCACACCGAGTTGTCCGACGTGCTCGCCGCGCGGCTGAACGACGACGGGAGCGTCGGTGTGGTCCGCGGCGACCGGCATCCCCGGCTCCGCGAGTGGCGTGGCTCGCTCGACGTCGGCACCCTGTTCGCGTCCGGTGTGCTCTCGTGA
- a CDS encoding TIGR03118 family protein, with the protein MRPRIVTLCAAALVLGITTGTIPAQADSTSRPKESKRVTTGSSRFTSVPMISDVAGKADVTDPKLVNPWGLAMGKTLWVSNAGTGTATVYSGGAGLITKEKTEVWIPGGTPTGQVFNGTDGFEISSKGKSGPAQFIFASPSGAITGWNADVDPKNAIIAAFTRKADYKGLAMMPTNRGSFLLAADFGRNRVDVYDSDFRKVRTSRSAFRDRALPSDYHAFNVEIVGTSVYVAFAKRDPETGKSIAGRGLGFVSRFSATGRFLGRVAARGALNAPWAMISAPRGFGALSGALLVGNFGDGHINAYNRSTGRYLGPLRKADGQPLAFEGLWDLERGTAASGGENSVWYSAGIQKAQHGVVGLIMPAGANGAAAPTSSATPSPSSSPTGYNNNY; encoded by the coding sequence ATGCGGCCACGCATCGTCACGCTCTGCGCTGCGGCACTCGTCCTGGGCATCACCACCGGCACGATCCCCGCGCAAGCTGATTCCACGTCACGTCCCAAGGAGTCCAAGAGAGTCACCACCGGAAGTTCCCGCTTCACCTCGGTTCCCATGATCTCGGACGTGGCAGGCAAGGCCGACGTGACCGACCCCAAGCTGGTCAACCCGTGGGGTCTGGCCATGGGGAAGACGCTCTGGGTGTCCAACGCGGGTACCGGCACGGCCACGGTGTACTCCGGCGGCGCCGGGCTCATCACCAAGGAGAAGACCGAGGTCTGGATCCCCGGCGGCACGCCGACCGGCCAGGTGTTCAACGGCACCGACGGGTTCGAGATCTCCTCCAAGGGCAAGTCGGGACCGGCGCAGTTCATCTTCGCGAGCCCCAGCGGCGCCATCACCGGCTGGAACGCCGACGTGGACCCGAAGAACGCCATCATCGCCGCGTTCACGCGGAAGGCCGACTACAAGGGCCTCGCCATGATGCCGACCAACCGCGGGTCGTTCCTGCTCGCGGCGGACTTCGGCCGTAACCGGGTCGACGTGTACGACAGCGACTTCCGCAAGGTGCGGACGTCCCGCTCGGCGTTCCGCGACAGGGCACTGCCGTCCGACTACCACGCCTTCAACGTCGAGATCGTCGGCACCTCGGTGTACGTCGCGTTCGCCAAGCGCGACCCCGAGACCGGCAAGTCGATCGCCGGCCGCGGCCTCGGTTTCGTCAGCCGCTTCTCGGCCACCGGCCGCTTCCTCGGCCGTGTCGCCGCACGCGGCGCGCTCAACGCACCGTGGGCCATGATCTCCGCTCCGCGCGGCTTCGGCGCTCTCAGCGGCGCGTTGCTCGTCGGCAACTTCGGCGACGGCCACATCAACGCCTACAACAGAAGCACCGGCCGCTACCTCGGCCCGCTGCGCAAGGCCGACGGCCAGCCGCTGGCGTTCGAAGGCCTGTGGGACCTGGAGCGCGGCACCGCGGCGAGCGGCGGCGAGAACTCGGTGTGGTACTCCGCCGGCATCCAGAAGGCCCAGCACGGCGTGGTCGGCCTGATCATGCCGGCCGGCGCCAACGGCGCCGCCGCCCCGACGTCGTCGGCGACCCCGTCACCGAGCTCGTCCCCCACCGGCTACAACAACAACTACTGA
- a CDS encoding dihydrodipicolinate synthase family protein, protein MIDEVRQALASVVAVPVTPFDEAGHVDEPAYGAVVERMVAAGVGVVTANGNTGEFYSLSAAELSRVVELTVREARGAVVVAGVGHDTARAVEMAREAAGLGAHAVMVHQPVHPYQTEDGWVAYHRAVADAVPGLGVVCYVRSPLVTARAIGRLAAACGNVTGVKYAVPDPPRLAELAGELPGLVWVCGLAEGWAPFLWPAGARGFTSGLAVIAPELSLALLARLRDGETAAAMELWRRLKPVEDLRARHSNGNNVSVLKEALAQLGVCRRDVRPPISELPDAERAEVSAALAGLRLDTT, encoded by the coding sequence GTGATCGATGAGGTGCGGCAGGCGCTCGCTTCGGTGGTGGCGGTTCCTGTGACACCGTTCGACGAGGCGGGTCATGTCGACGAGCCGGCTTACGGCGCCGTGGTGGAGCGCATGGTGGCGGCCGGGGTCGGCGTGGTCACCGCCAACGGCAACACCGGGGAGTTCTACTCGCTGTCGGCGGCCGAGCTGAGCCGTGTCGTCGAACTCACCGTGCGGGAGGCGCGCGGCGCGGTGGTCGTCGCCGGGGTGGGACACGACACGGCGCGCGCGGTGGAGATGGCGCGTGAGGCCGCCGGCCTCGGCGCGCACGCCGTCATGGTGCATCAGCCGGTGCATCCGTACCAGACGGAGGACGGGTGGGTCGCGTACCACCGTGCCGTGGCCGACGCGGTGCCTGGTCTCGGCGTCGTCTGCTATGTACGGTCGCCGCTGGTCACCGCGCGTGCCATCGGACGGCTCGCCGCCGCGTGCGGCAACGTCACCGGAGTCAAGTACGCCGTGCCGGACCCGCCGCGCCTGGCCGAGCTGGCCGGTGAGCTGCCGGGGCTGGTGTGGGTGTGCGGGCTCGCCGAGGGATGGGCCCCGTTCCTCTGGCCGGCCGGTGCGCGCGGCTTCACCTCCGGGCTGGCCGTCATCGCGCCTGAGCTGTCGCTGGCGCTGCTTGCGCGGCTGCGCGACGGCGAGACGGCGGCGGCGATGGAGCTGTGGCGGCGGCTCAAACCCGTCGAGGACCTGCGGGCCCGCCACTCGAACGGCAACAACGTGTCGGTGCTCAAGGAGGCGCTGGCCCAGCTCGGCGTGTGCCGCAGGGACGTACGGCCACCGATCTCGGAGCTGCCTGACGCCGAGCGTGCCGAGGTGTCGGCCGCGCTCGCCGGACTGCGGCTCGACACGACATGA
- a CDS encoding phosphotransferase enzyme family protein, with translation MRDETYRYLQGNGTGLEAVIIRDACGLRGGFVLLHDLSEGDGVLGRVAGVARSALRRYDVSAGAEVSLLDVSENATFLVEDGEWRAVLRVHRLGYHAAGAVLSELDWVTALREEGVVTTPAVVAARDGERVVRVEDPGGEVRECVMFGFVPGGEPAEEALVGGFEQLGVLTARMHAHARRWERPAGFTRFHWDVEAAFGERARWGRWRDGAGVGRAEVEVLGRLEGVVRGRLARFGVGEERYGLIHADLRAANLLVEEGVGTTVIDFDDCGFGWFMYDFAAAVSFIEDRADVPEMMDSWVRGYRTVLELPVADERELWTFVMVRRLLLVAWIGTHPVVDIAQRLGAGYTEGTCVLAERYLTNYR, from the coding sequence GTGAGAGATGAGACCTACCGGTACCTCCAGGGAAACGGCACCGGCCTGGAGGCCGTTATCATTCGGGACGCTTGTGGGCTTCGGGGAGGGTTTGTGCTGCTTCACGATTTGTCGGAGGGGGATGGGGTTCTTGGACGGGTCGCGGGGGTGGCTCGGTCGGCGTTGCGGCGGTATGACGTGTCTGCTGGGGCTGAGGTCTCGCTGCTTGATGTGTCGGAGAATGCGACGTTTCTGGTTGAGGACGGGGAGTGGCGGGCTGTTCTTCGGGTGCATCGGCTGGGGTATCACGCGGCTGGGGCTGTCCTGTCGGAGTTGGACTGGGTGACGGCGTTGCGGGAGGAGGGGGTGGTGACCACGCCGGCTGTTGTGGCGGCGCGGGACGGGGAGCGGGTGGTCAGGGTCGAGGATCCTGGGGGAGAGGTGCGGGAGTGTGTGATGTTCGGGTTCGTGCCGGGGGGTGAGCCGGCGGAGGAGGCGTTGGTCGGCGGGTTCGAGCAGCTTGGGGTGCTTACGGCGCGGATGCATGCGCATGCGCGGAGGTGGGAGAGGCCGGCGGGATTCACTCGGTTTCATTGGGATGTGGAGGCGGCGTTCGGGGAGAGGGCTCGGTGGGGGAGGTGGCGGGACGGGGCCGGGGTCGGTCGTGCGGAGGTTGAGGTGCTCGGACGGCTGGAGGGTGTGGTGCGGGGCCGGCTGGCTCGGTTCGGGGTGGGGGAGGAGCGGTACGGGTTGATTCATGCGGATCTCCGAGCGGCCAATCTGCTGGTGGAGGAGGGGGTGGGGACTACGGTCATCGACTTCGATGACTGTGGGTTCGGGTGGTTCATGTATGACTTCGCGGCGGCTGTCAGCTTCATCGAGGATCGTGCTGATGTGCCGGAGATGATGGATTCCTGGGTGCGGGGGTACCGGACTGTGCTGGAGCTGCCGGTGGCGGACGAGCGGGAGTTGTGGACGTTCGTCATGGTGCGGCGGTTGCTGCTGGTCGCATGGATCGGGACGCATCCTGTGGTGGACATCGCTCAGCGGCTCGGTGCGGGGTACACCGAGGGCACCTGTGTCCTCGCCGAGCGGTATCTCACGAACTACCGCTGA
- the mads4 gene encoding methylation-associated defense system protein MAD4, whose translation MNRPSPQPPVRDVVFLVADKGMEAMLRGFFSRERFHHALGCGPFSVDPGRDIIVDPGRDPGVFLRAHELLRLYEGEYAHAVVMLDAAWEGSPGADAIREALTTRLKSRWDSFTVVVIDPELEAWIWQDSPHVAQTLNFPSDFRAILERSGH comes from the coding sequence GTGAACCGGCCCTCCCCCCAGCCGCCTGTCCGTGACGTCGTCTTCCTGGTCGCGGACAAAGGAATGGAGGCGATGCTCCGCGGCTTCTTCTCTCGTGAGAGGTTCCATCACGCTCTCGGTTGCGGACCGTTCTCCGTGGATCCCGGACGCGACATCATCGTCGATCCAGGTCGGGACCCCGGCGTGTTCCTCCGTGCGCACGAGTTGCTTCGCCTGTACGAGGGGGAGTACGCGCACGCGGTGGTCATGCTCGACGCGGCTTGGGAGGGCAGCCCCGGCGCGGACGCCATCCGTGAGGCTCTCACGACGCGGCTCAAGTCCCGATGGGACAGTTTCACCGTCGTGGTGATCGACCCTGAGCTGGAGGCATGGATCTGGCAGGACAGTCCGCATGTCGCGCAGACGCTGAACTTCCCTTCCGACTTCCGTGCGATCCTCGAACGCAGCGGCCACTGA
- a CDS encoding ATP-binding protein, whose amino-acid sequence MSHMPGDGRVDRPEGSASSQLSESLIPRIDRPGRAASSQLSTAFAGTMVWARSFPGRPDQAAQARRFVRFLLAGTSCADEAELIVSELAGNALRHTRSGGPGGRFIVEVTVARSPLPGRAGVLVAVHDEGGGDVPQAGAVDGDRAGVVDGDVEENGRGLAIVAAVAVRFGFQGSSVDGHTVWAYLRAEAGEGVSSY is encoded by the coding sequence ATGTCACACATGCCAGGCGACGGCCGGGTCGACAGGCCGGAAGGGTCCGCGTCGTCACAGCTTTCGGAGAGTCTCATCCCCCGGATCGACAGGCCGGGAAGGGCCGCGTCGTCACAGCTTTCCACGGCCTTCGCGGGGACCATGGTGTGGGCCAGGTCCTTTCCCGGCAGGCCCGACCAGGCGGCTCAGGCCCGGCGGTTCGTCCGGTTCCTGCTCGCGGGTACCTCGTGTGCGGACGAGGCCGAGTTGATCGTGTCGGAGCTGGCCGGCAACGCCTTGCGGCACACGCGCAGCGGTGGGCCCGGCGGCCGGTTCATCGTGGAGGTGACGGTCGCGCGGTCACCGCTTCCGGGGAGGGCCGGGGTACTGGTCGCCGTCCACGACGAAGGGGGTGGTGATGTGCCGCAGGCCGGCGCGGTGGACGGGGACCGGGCCGGAGTGGTGGACGGGGATGTGGAGGAGAACGGTCGCGGGCTGGCGATCGTGGCGGCGGTGGCGGTGCGGTTCGGGTTTCAGGGGAGTTCGGTGGACGGTCACACCGTGTGGGCCTATCTGCGGGCCGAGGCCGGGGAGGGGGTGTCGAGCTACTGA
- a CDS encoding ribonuclease activity regulator RraA: MLGPEVFEALRQVSTATITTQLFARGLRNAFLAGLRPLNPSCTRMVGEAFTLRHIPAREDLDVLSVFRDYDHPQRKAVESVGPGQVLVMDCRGQTRAASIGGILATRLLRRGAAGLVTDGAVRDSPFFAELELPAFAAGVCATTNLARHHAIDMQVPIGCAEVPVYPGDVIVADAEGVVCVPRHLAADVARDALEQEHLEEYIQELVENGAPLRGTYPPDEDTLRAYREKR, translated from the coding sequence ATGCTCGGCCCGGAGGTGTTCGAGGCGCTGCGGCAGGTGTCCACCGCGACAATCACCACCCAGCTCTTCGCGCGGGGCCTCCGTAACGCCTTTCTCGCGGGCCTGCGTCCGCTCAACCCGTCGTGCACCCGCATGGTCGGCGAGGCGTTCACGTTGCGGCACATCCCGGCGCGTGAGGACCTCGACGTGCTGTCGGTGTTCCGCGACTACGACCACCCGCAACGCAAGGCCGTCGAGTCGGTCGGTCCCGGCCAGGTCCTGGTGATGGACTGCCGCGGCCAGACCCGTGCCGCGTCCATCGGCGGCATCCTCGCGACCCGGCTGCTCCGCCGCGGCGCCGCGGGCCTCGTCACCGACGGCGCGGTCCGCGACTCGCCGTTCTTCGCCGAGCTGGAACTGCCGGCGTTCGCCGCCGGCGTCTGCGCCACCACCAACCTCGCACGCCACCACGCCATCGACATGCAGGTCCCCATCGGCTGCGCCGAGGTGCCGGTGTACCCCGGTGACGTCATCGTCGCCGACGCCGAAGGCGTGGTCTGCGTGCCACGCCACCTGGCCGCCGACGTGGCACGCGACGCGCTGGAGCAGGAGCACCTGGAGGAGTACATCCAGGAACTCGTCGAGAACGGCGCACCCCTACGAGGCACCTACCCACCGGACGAGGACACCTTGCGCGCGTACCGCGAAAAGCGCTGA